The sequence GCTGGTATCTGTTTGCCGTGGGGCTGCCGGGGTTGAGGAAATAGACATCGCCGATTTTACCCCAAAAAGGCTTATGGGTATGCCCGTATACTATTATATCAGCGCCGTCAAATTCGTAAAGGAGTCTGTTCTCAAGCCCGAAGGGGCTTCCCTCCCCGTGGATGAGCCCGATTGCCACCCCGTCGAACTGAAGCATCCTTTTAGAGGGCAGAAGCTCCTCCGTTACCATGGAGTCCATGTTTCCGCGTACTGCGTATGTGGATGGATTTATGCCTCTCAGCTCTGATATGAGGGTAAGTCCGATTATGTCCCCTGCGTGCAGAACAGCATCTGCCGCCTTTGCTTCTGCCAGAACTGAGGCGGGGAGTTTTTCTATTGAATCGGAGTGGGTATCGGATATAATTAAAACTCTCATACGGGTATAAGTTTATTTTAATTATACCCCTTTCGTCAATAAATAACGGCTCCGTGCCGTTTGGGAAGGTATTTTGCTTTTAAAGCCCGATCTCAAAAAGATTCCGTTCATTGATAAAATTGCTCAGACCGCTTCCGAACAGGGGACAGAGATATTCTTCGTCGGCGGCTGCGTGCGTGACATGCTCCTTGAGAGGCATATTAAAGACATAGATATGGTTCCCTTCGGCACAGACTATGAGAAGTTCGCTTTTCGTCTGGCTAAGAGGCTGCGGGCGGCTGCGGTATCCTTCAAGGATAATGTGCGTCTCGCCCGGGGAGGACTGGAGTTCGACGTTTCCGCACCCAGAGGAGCGGATATTTATGAAGATCTCTCAAAGAGAGACTTCACAGTAAATAATCTTGCTCTGTCAACAGGCGGAGAGGTGATAGGCGATGACGCGGACATACGTGCTGGATTGATCCGTATCGTGCATGAGAGTGCGTTTGATGATGATCCGCTTCGTGTTCTGCGTATGTACAGGTTCGCCTCACAGCTCGGGTTTGAGATAGACGGACACACGGCGGAGCTGGCGGCTGCTAAAGCACATATGCTGAATACTGTTGCCGCCGAACGCATATTCGCAGAGATGCAGAAGCTTGCCGAAGGAGCGCACGCAGCGTCTGTTCTCACTAAGCTTGTGAAGGACGGCGTTCTCCGCTTGTTCTCTGATACCTCAGCCGTTGAGGAAGCCCGCCTGCTTAAGGCTCTGGAAGGTATGGCGGCGGATGATCTGTTCGTAAAGACAAGCGCCTTCATATACGGCTTCCGGAATGAGGCTCTTAAGGTGATGGACAGACAGTGTTATCCGGTGAAGCTTGCCAAGCGTGCGGCAAATACGGCAAGCGCTTATTCAATGCTTGAATCTATGCAGGATTACAGCGTGGATAACCTTATGAAATACATCTATACTTATAAAGAGGACTGGATTTTAGGCGCTGATATGTTTACCGCAGTTAACGGCGGCAGCGGACTTAAGCCGAAGCTGAACACCGCCTTCGCCCTCATGCGGTTTGATAATGAGAGCCTCATAGACGGCAAAGCACTGTCGGAAATGGGTGTGCCCGCCGGAAAGCTGATGGGAGAGATAATAAGGGACGCTTCCTTCCGCCTCGTGAGCGGCAGGCTGAAAGACAAAGAAGATGCTGAGAATTATATAAAAAATACTTACGGAGAGCGGATAGATGAAGCTGCTGAGATTCAGAACAGGAAAGGTTGAGAAAAAAGGAGCGCTTATCGACGGCAGAATCAGGCGCATTCAGGGTTCTATGTTTGAGGATTTCGTTGTGACCACTGAAACATATGAGCTTGGTGAGGTTGAGATCCTGCCTCCCGTGCTTCCCTCCAAGATTGTCTGCGTTGCGAGAAATTATGCCGCACACGCAAAAGAGCTGGGGAACGATGTCCCTACGACTCCGCTGATATTCATAAAACCTTCCACCTGTCTCTCTGCGCATGAGGGGGACGTCATTTATCCTCCCTCTTCAAGGCAGGTGGATTATGAGGGTGAGCTTGCCGTGGTTATCGGCAGGCATTGTAAGAATGTAAAACCCGAAAAGGCGGAGGAGTATATCCTCGGTTATACAATAATGAACGATTTCACCGCCAGAGATATTCAGAAGGAAGAAAACAAATTCACCCGTGCGAAATGCTTCGATACCTTCGCGCCCTTAGGTCCGGTTATTGAGACCGATTTCAAATGGCGGGGAATCTCCGTGAAAACAAGGGTAAACGGCGAAACGAAGCAGGACGGGACAACGGACATGATGATATTTGATATTCCGACACTCATATCATTTATTTCGGGAGTGATGACCCTTCTCCCCGGCGATGTGATCGCCACGGGTACACCCCCGGGCGTGGGAGCTGTCAGGATCGGCGACATTGTCGAGGTTGAGGTGGAAAACATAGGCATACTGCGTAATTATGTGCGGGAAGCCTGATAACAAAATAGAGTGCGTAATGTGCGGCGCATGCTGCATCGCCTTTGACATAAGCGTGCTGGGCAAAAAAGCGGGTGAGCCCTGTGCGCATCTCACGGCAGGCAGACAATGCGGCATATACGAAAACAGACCGTGGGGATGCAGGGGCTATAGGCCGGACGAACTCTGCGTTCTGTTCTCCTCCCTTTCGGAGGAGGACAAGGTGCGCCTTCTGCGGAAAATATACGGAGTTTAATTATGTATCTTGGACTTACAGGAAACATAGCCGGCGGGAAAACCACAGTCGCCAAGATGTTCGAGCGTCTGGGCTGTTACACTGTTGATACGGATATACTCAGCCGCAGGGTGATGGCGCCGGGCGGGCTGGCTTATCCTATGGTGGTGGACGCTTTCGGTGTGGACGTTGTGGATAACGAAGGGAACATCGACAGAACGGCGCTGCGGAAGATTGTTTTTAATGATGATGCCGCCCGTAAAAGGTTGGAAGGAATAGTTCATCCGGCTATTCTGAAAACGGAAGCCAAGCTTGTGGGCGAAATAAAAGGGAAGGATGACAGGGCGATCATCCTCACACAGGCGGCTCTCTGTGTGGAAACCGGGGCATACACCCGCTTTGACGGGCTGATTGTTGTTTACTGCGAGCCTGAGGAACAGCTCAGAAGGCTGATGAACCGTGATAATATCACAAGGGAAGAAGCGGAGAAAATTATCCGCACCCAGATGCCCATAGATGAAAAGCTGAAATACGCTGATTTTGTTGTGAATAATTCCGGTACTCAGGAAGAGACTGAAAAAGACGTTAAGCGGGTCTTTGATCTGATTATTTTAATGAAACAGGCAATGCGCCAGAAAAGCTGAACAGCCCCAAGGAAGGGGCTGCGCCGTGCAACCTAATCACATTCAACCGTAATTGCGTTGACTGGACAAACTGCAACACATTTTTCACAGCATAAACAGTCATTCTCTGGAAAAGCAAAAGGAGAACCGCTACTGTTCATCTTAATGATCTCTTGAGGACACACAGGAACACATTTGCCGCATCGCGTACATTTTACATAGTTAAAATTTACTCTTGGCATATCAGAACTTTAAATCAAGATTAGAGTTATCATCGGTTTCACTCACTACTGATGAGTAATCAACTTTTGTTCTGTCGTATCTTAATTTTCCTTCAAACATTTCCACATATTTTTCACTGCCCGGACCGAACGGCTCTTTCACAGAGACGCTGAATCTATAATGCAGATAATCACCGTAAATGTAGGAGCCGATGAAAAACCATGTTTTGTATTTTCCGTCAGCATCTTTCTGATGGTCATCGCCTATTTGTCCGCTGATGATTATTCGGGCATCCTCAGGATATTTCTTGGCAATTTCCATTATTATGTCGGCAAAAAGCATGTCCTGAATGAGCCTTTTGCTTGTGTTATTATCGATATTTTCAAGCATGTTAGTGCTGTTCGGCTTCATGCCCATTTTTTTTACGAAGCTCAAATCCTCGGCAGTAGCAGGGAGGGCGATGTATACAAATAAAAGTAAAGTAAAAAAGAATCTCATTTTAACCTCCGCTCAATATGCAATTGTAAATGATTATCTTTTCGGTGTCAATGGATGGAAGAGATATTGTTTTATGGTTCTAATAGAGTTTGTTTTTAATCCGTGATTATCAGCACCTTGCCCGGAAGGATCTGAGAGCCTGAGAGCTTGTTGGTTCTTTTGATGGCGTTTACGGTTGTCCCGTATTTCTGTGCTATCGCCCAGAGAGACTCGCCGCTTTTAACCACATGACGTTTTTTCTTGGCTGCTGCTGTGTTGTATTTCTTGTATGTGGTTTTCTGAGCCACATATCTTTTGTCGCTTCTTTTGTAGTCCACTGAAACTATGATGTTCTGCCCGGGGCGTATTTTGCTGGGCTTAATTCCTTTGTTCATAGCCACGACTTCGTTTAGTCCGAGACCGTACTTGCGGGCGATGGTTGAAAGGTTTTCACCCTTTCTGACCACATGCACCTTAGGGTTGTAAGGCTTGAGAACCTTCGCAAATTCCCTGTCAAGGGCAGGGTCGTGGTATTTTTTTACCGGTATGAATATAGGTGTGTCTGTGTAAAGCTTAGTGTGGAGCAGACCGTTGGATGATTTTATATCGTTTACGCTGACGCTGTATTTCTTGGCGATACTGTCGAGTTTTTCGCCTCTTTTGGCGTTGTAGATTTTATACATCAGAAGCTCATCCTGAGACATGGAAGCTATCTGTGTGCCTGCACTTTCCGCAGTTCCGTAGGGGATTCTGATGGTGTATGAACCCACAGGAGGAGTAACGGGAGTTTTGAGCTCGGGATTAAGTTCTTTCAGGGCGCTGTAGCTTGTGCCTGTGAGTTTGGCGATTACGTAGAGGTTCACCTGCCTGTCAACCGTGAGGCGGTCGAATATGAGAGGTGTCTCCACGGGGGTTTCAAAGCCGAACTCCTGATAGTTGCAGAATATATGACGCAGTGCCAGATATTTGGGAACATAGTCCTTGGTTTCCTGCTTGAGGTAGCTGTATTTCGCGAGAGTGTAGAAGTCTCTGGATTCGTACATCCTGATAGCGCGTATGATTTTACCCATTCCGGCGTTGTAGGCGGCAAGAGCCAGATGCCAGTCGCCGAGGTCTTCATAGAGATCACGAAGGTGTCTGGCGGCGGCGGTTGTCGCTTTCTCAAAGTCTCTGCGTTCGTCGACCCAGAAGTTGTCATTAAGATCGTAGCTTTTGCCTGTGCCCCTCATGAACTGCCACATGCCGCTTGCTCCCGCACGGGAGATAGCAGTGGCGTTGAAGCCGCTTTCAGTGAAGGGAAGATAAGCCAGTTCGTCCGGCACTCCTTCCCTGCGGAGGATGTCTTTAACTATGTAGAGATATTTATTTGAGCGGTTAAGCCAGTTCTGAAAAACGTTGGGGATGTCCTGCGTGAAGCGTTTGACGTAGTACTCGTACCTGTCCTCTTCCACCAGAGGGATAACATCGTAAACGTAGCGGGTTTCGCCTATGTCGTCAAAGTGGAACTGAGGCTTGGAGGGGAGCAGCCCGTAGTTAAGCTCTCTCTTCGATATTTCGTCCGTGAGGAATATCGGAGAGAAGGCTTCAAGCTGCACTGTGCCCTCAGTGTCCAGCTCTTCGGGCTCTTCCACAGCGGCAGGCTCCTGCACGAGGGAAGAGTACTTGGGACCTGCGGGCTTGCTGCCTGCGCATGATACAACAAAAAAAATTGCGGGTATAATTGCTAAATATTTTTTCATAAGATTTCAGTTTATATTTTGATGATAAAGTTATCGTCTTCTTTAGCTTTTTATACAGATTTAATTTAAAATAGCAAGAAATTACTTCAATGCCCGCTTATCTCTTTATTAAGCCTGATTTAACAATCTGTTCCTTTCTGTTTATCTCCGCCAGTGCGGCGCTCAGGTATTCTTTGGGTAAGTTATTGAAAGTACAGATGAAATTGCGGAGCGAATCCAGCCGTACCGATTCTATATGGCTTATTGCCGCGCTTAACTGATCGTTTGTCACCGATCTTTTTATGATACATTTTTTTTCGCTGTAGCTCACTTCATACAGCGCCGCGACGCGCAGAAACAGGTCATAGTCCTCACATACGCGCATGCCTTCGTCAAACATTCCGGTGCGCGCGAATACTTCCTTCGCTATGATAACTGAGGAGTCGCTTATTCTGCATATGTCCAGAATCTGCGGAAAGATGTATCCGCCGCAGCGGGCGTGTTTTTTACTCTGGTTTATGAATTTTCCCTGCCTGTACCAGAATTCGTTGGTGTGGCAGATCTTTGTCTGTTCCTGTTCCAGCATTTCCATCTGATGGCTTATCTTAAACGGGAGCCATACATCATCCGAATCCAGAAACGATATAAAATCACCCCGAGCGGCTTTTATCCCCTCGTTGCGGGCGCGGCTCACGCCGGAGTTTTTTTCCAGCCGGATGAAACGGATCATATTCATGTAAGGCTTGAGGGGAACGGTAAGATCGGTTTCGGAGCCGTCATCAACAACTATGATTTCAATGTCGGAATAATCCTGAAACAGAACGGATTCCACAGCGTCTTTAAGGGTTTCCGTTCTGTTGTAAACAGGTATTACGGCGCTGACTTTTATCAAAGCATCCTTGAGCGGTCGAGTATGGTGGAGAAAACAAGTATGGTATTCGTCTTCGTTACTCCCGGGGTATTGCGGAGCTTTTTGATCAGCGTGCTGAGCGCTTCTGTATTTTTTACTATGACCTTGATAAGCATGGTGTATTCGCCTGTCACATGGTGGCAGCCTATTATCTCTTTGCCAAGCTTTTTCAGGTGGTGCTCAAAGTCCGCTATGTTGTCGGCGTTATCAATGAAAATACCGATGAAGGCGAGAATGTCATAGCCGAGTTTTTTATAGTTTATCTGCGTTGAGTAGCCAGTGATGATCCCTTCCGTCTCAAGCCATTTTATGCGCTCTATGACGGAGGGCGATTTCATCCCCACTGCTTTCGCTATGTCAGCATAGGAAATTCGCGAGTTTTCAACGAGAAGATTAAGTATCTGTACATCTGTTTCATCAATACGGTGCGCCACGGCTTACCTCCTTGTGGTGACGCCGACTTTATCACAGCATTCAAAAAGCCTGCAAGCGGAACAAAAGGGGGAAACCGGGCGGCAGATATATTTGCCGTAGGTCACCATCATTTCGTTCAGCTTGATCCAGTATTTCTGCGGGAGCCTCTTGCGGAGCTCTGTCTCTGTTTTGTCGGGGTCTTTGGTGCTCAGGTATCCCAGCCTGTTGAAAATGCGGTGAACATGTATGTCCACACAGACTGCGGGTATCTGAAAACCTTCTACCAATACTAGGTTTGCTGTCTTTCTTCCCACTCCTTTGAGTTTGACGAGTTCATCAATATCGGCGGGAACTTTTCCTGCGTACTTTTCTATGAGTATAGCACTTATGTCCTTAATTGTTTTGGTTTTGTTGCGGTAGAAGCCTGCGGGGAATATGAGTTTCTCCATGATTTCCGTATCAAGTTCAAGGGTTTTCTGCGGCGTGTCCGCAACTGCGAAAAGGCGTTCGGAGGCGGCGACTGTTACCTCATCCTTCGTGCGCAGGGATATAATTGTGCTGACCAGCACCCTGAAGGGATCTCGCTTCTTCTCCGCCAGAGCGGTTACGGAGGGTTTTTCCAGCCTTTCGTACTCGGCTTCCAGAACATCGTAGACAAAATCTATGTTGAGCTTTTTATTTCCCATTCTCTTCCTAGTCGGCGCTTTCTATTGCTTCCCGTGCCTTTGGGCTTATGTAAACATCCGCAAGGTCAAACTTTTTGACCGCCTCGGCTATGACGGCGGTTTTGTAATGGGGATCGGCGGATTTATCAATGATGATGAGAAACTGTTCCCCCTTTTTGCAGAGCCCGCCCCGAGCCTTGGTGCGTTCATAGCGCACCTTGATGTTCAGCTTGGCGGCTACTTCCTCAAGTTCCTTCAGCAGGGTGTTGGTTTTGCTCATCGCTTTTAAGTTCTCCTTAAAATCTCAGGACATTATATCCTATTCGGGATTTACTGCAACTCATCTGTCGGTTTTCATGATCAGAAGGGGGAGCATTGAGAATGCGCACAGCGCTGCGGTTACTGCGAAAACCCCGGTGCTGCCGCTGAGGTCGTAGGCAATGCCCGAAATGAACGAACCGCCCACGGAGCCCAGCCCGAAGCCAAGCCCTGAATAGATGCTCTGCGCTTTAAGCTGCCTGTCCGCCCCGAAAACACGTCGGAAGTAAGTGAGCGCCGCCACGTGAAACGAGCCGTATGTGAAGCCGTGGAGCATGTTGGCAAGGAAAAGCACTGCCAGAGAGCCGGTAAGCGCTGTCAGAGTGTAGCGGATCACCGCCATAAACACTGAGAAAAACATCACCTGCCTTGCGCTGAACCTCTTCAGCAGGCTGTCTGTGAAGTAAAGAAGCAGGATTTCGCAGAGCACTCCAGCCGCCCACATGTATCCCGCCAGTGTCTGAGAACCGCCCGCCTCGCTGACCTTTATGTTGAAAAAGTTGCCGTGAAACGCGTTTGAGGAGAGGTAAACAATGAGCATCACGGTCATAACCACCGTGTTTCGGTCAAAGAGTATACTCTCCGCCCT is a genomic window of Geovibrio thiophilus containing:
- a CDS encoding ATP-binding protein: MPRVNFNYVKCTRCGKCVPVCPQEIIKMNSSGSPFAFPENDCLCCEKCVAVCPVNAITVECD
- a CDS encoding LysM peptidoglycan-binding domain-containing protein → MKKYLAIIPAIFFVVSCAGSKPAGPKYSSLVQEPAAVEEPEELDTEGTVQLEAFSPIFLTDEISKRELNYGLLPSKPQFHFDDIGETRYVYDVIPLVEEDRYEYYVKRFTQDIPNVFQNWLNRSNKYLYIVKDILRREGVPDELAYLPFTESGFNATAISRAGASGMWQFMRGTGKSYDLNDNFWVDERRDFEKATTAAARHLRDLYEDLGDWHLALAAYNAGMGKIIRAIRMYESRDFYTLAKYSYLKQETKDYVPKYLALRHIFCNYQEFGFETPVETPLIFDRLTVDRQVNLYVIAKLTGTSYSALKELNPELKTPVTPPVGSYTIRIPYGTAESAGTQIASMSQDELLMYKIYNAKRGEKLDSIAKKYSVSVNDIKSSNGLLHTKLYTDTPIFIPVKKYHDPALDREFAKVLKPYNPKVHVVRKGENLSTIARKYGLGLNEVVAMNKGIKPSKIRPGQNIIVSVDYKRSDKRYVAQKTTYKKYNTAAAKKKRHVVKSGESLWAIAQKYGTTVNAIKRTNKLSGSQILPGKVLIITD
- a CDS encoding endonuclease III domain-containing protein, with the translated sequence MGNKKLNIDFVYDVLEAEYERLEKPSVTALAEKKRDPFRVLVSTIISLRTKDEVTVAASERLFAVADTPQKTLELDTEIMEKLIFPAGFYRNKTKTIKDISAILIEKYAGKVPADIDELVKLKGVGRKTANLVLVEGFQIPAVCVDIHVHRIFNRLGYLSTKDPDKTETELRKRLPQKYWIKLNEMMVTYGKYICRPVSPFCSACRLFECCDKVGVTTRR
- the coaE gene encoding dephospho-CoA kinase (Dephospho-CoA kinase (CoaE) performs the final step in coenzyme A biosynthesis.) yields the protein MYLGLTGNIAGGKTTVAKMFERLGCYTVDTDILSRRVMAPGGLAYPMVVDAFGVDVVDNEGNIDRTALRKIVFNDDAARKRLEGIVHPAILKTEAKLVGEIKGKDDRAIILTQAALCVETGAYTRFDGLIVVYCEPEEQLRRLMNRDNITREEAEKIIRTQMPIDEKLKYADFVVNNSGTQEETEKDVKRVFDLIILMKQAMRQKS
- a CDS encoding metallophosphoesterase family protein, with product MRVLIISDTHSDSIEKLPASVLAEAKAADAVLHAGDIIGLTLISELRGINPSTYAVRGNMDSMVTEELLPSKRMLQFDGVAIGLIHGEGSPFGLENRLLYEFDGADIIVYGHTHKPFWGKIGDVYFLNPGSPTANRYQPQGTYALLFIEHGRFRAEIKQI
- a CDS encoding fumarylacetoacetate hydrolase family protein, which translates into the protein MKLLRFRTGKVEKKGALIDGRIRRIQGSMFEDFVVTTETYELGEVEILPPVLPSKIVCVARNYAAHAKELGNDVPTTPLIFIKPSTCLSAHEGDVIYPPSSRQVDYEGELAVVIGRHCKNVKPEKAEEYILGYTIMNDFTARDIQKEENKFTRAKCFDTFAPLGPVIETDFKWRGISVKTRVNGETKQDGTTDMMIFDIPTLISFISGVMTLLPGDVIATGTPPGVGAVRIGDIVEVEVENIGILRNYVREA
- a CDS encoding Lrp/AsnC family transcriptional regulator, whose protein sequence is MAHRIDETDVQILNLLVENSRISYADIAKAVGMKSPSVIERIKWLETEGIITGYSTQINYKKLGYDILAFIGIFIDNADNIADFEHHLKKLGKEIIGCHHVTGEYTMLIKVIVKNTEALSTLIKKLRNTPGVTKTNTILVFSTILDRSRML
- a CDS encoding glycosyltransferase family 2 protein, with amino-acid sequence MIKVSAVIPVYNRTETLKDAVESVLFQDYSDIEIIVVDDGSETDLTVPLKPYMNMIRFIRLEKNSGVSRARNEGIKAARGDFISFLDSDDVWLPFKISHQMEMLEQEQTKICHTNEFWYRQGKFINQSKKHARCGGYIFPQILDICRISDSSVIIAKEVFARTGMFDEGMRVCEDYDLFLRVAALYEVSYSEKKCIIKRSVTNDQLSAAISHIESVRLDSLRNFICTFNNLPKEYLSAALAEINRKEQIVKSGLIKR
- a CDS encoding YkgJ family cysteine cluster protein, yielding MCGKPDNKIECVMCGACCIAFDISVLGKKAGEPCAHLTAGRQCGIYENRPWGCRGYRPDELCVLFSSLSEEDKVRLLRKIYGV